A window of Vigna unguiculata cultivar IT97K-499-35 chromosome 4, ASM411807v1, whole genome shotgun sequence contains these coding sequences:
- the LOC114181882 gene encoding pentatricopeptide repeat-containing protein At1g12775, mitochondrial-like, with protein MLRLKLPLSLSCPLSIHNFPPFLLFHHFHSQSHPSSFHNPQDAVTLFNGMLQMHQPPPIIQFNRILGSLMRINHYPTVISLSKQLESSGIIPTICTLTILINCFCHLRQMASAFSVFGRILKMGHHPNTVTFNTLINGLCISGEVKKALIFHDNVVAQGVRLDQVSYGTLINGLCKSGETRAAVQLLRNIEGRLVRPNVVMYSSIIDSLCKDKLVAEANDLYSEMVVKGVSPNVITYTALMYGFCIVDQLQEAIDLFSQMVLKNISPDVYTFNILVDAFFKEGKVEQAKHVLAVMVKAGVKPNVITYNSLMDGYYLVKDVKRAKDVFNTMTLRGVIPDVRSYNIVINGLCKNKMVDEAVNMFEEMHQKNIVPNTVTYNSLIDGLCKSGKLSYVWKLIDEIHDNGQHVDVVTYNCLLHALCKNHDIDRAIELFNKIKDSGLQPTEYTYTILMDGFCKVGRLKKAREIFQNLLIKGYQLSVRTYNVMINGLCNWGLFDEALAMLSEMEESGYNPDAVTYETVICHLFEENKNDMAEKLLREMIARGLL; from the coding sequence ATGCTAAGGTTAAAGCTTCCCCTTTCTCTTTCTTGCCCTCTTTCTATTCACAATTTTcctccttttcttctttttcatcacTTCCATTCACAATCTCACCCCTCATCCTTTCACAATCCCCAAGACGCCGTTACCTTGTTCAATGGCATGCTTCAGATGCATCAACCACCACCCATCATTCAGTTCAATCGCATTCTAGGATCACTTATGAGGATCAATCACTACCCTACAGTCATTTCCCTCTCTAAGCAGTTAGAATCCAGTGGAATTATTCCCACCATTTGCACTTTAACCATCCTCATCAATTGCTTCTGCCACCTCCGTCAAATGGCCTCTGCTTTCTCTGTGTTCGGCAGAATTCTCAAGATGGGTCATCACCCTAATACCGTAACCTTCAACACACTCATCAATGGTCTCTGCATCAGTGGTGAGGTCAAGAAAGCACTGATCTTTCATGACAATGTGGTAGCTCAGGGAGTTCGGTTGGATCAAGTTAGCTATGGAACCTTAATCAATGGGTTATGCAAGAGTGGAGAAACCAGGGCTGCTGTGCAGTTGCTGAGAAATATTGAAGGACGATTGGTCAGGCCTAATGTGGTAATGTACAGCTCAATCATTGATAGCCTATGCAAAGATAAACTTGTTGCTGAGGCTAATGATTTATACTCTGAGATGGTTGTGAAGGGAGTTTCTCCCAATGTCATCACTTACACTGCTTTGATGTATGGTTTCTGTATTGTGGATCAATTGCAGGAAGCCATTGATTTGTTTAGTCAAATGGTACTGAAAAACATCAGCCCGGATGTGTATACCTTTAATATATTGGTTGATGCCTTCTTTAAGGAAGGAAAGGTGGAACAAGCTAAACATGTGTTGGCTGTGATGGTGAAAGCGGGTGTAAAACCTAATGTTATTACCTATAATTCTTTAATGGATGGGTATTATTTAGTCAAGGATGTGAAGAGGGCCAAAGATGTATTTAACACTATGACTTTAAGGGGAGTGATTCCAGATGTTCGGAGCTACAACATCGTGATTAATGGATTATGTAAGAATAAGATGGTGGATGAGGCGGTCAATATGTTTGAAGAAATGCATCAGAAAAATATTGTTCCAAATACAGTGACTTATAATTCTCTTATTGATGGTTTGTGCAAATCAGGAAAACTATCTTATGTTTGGAAGCTTATTGATGAGATACATGATAATGGTCAACATGTTGATGTAGTCACCTACAATTGTTTGTTACATGCTTTGTGCAAAAACCATGATATAGATAGGGCAATTGAactattcaacaaaattaaaGACAGTGGACTTCAGCCCACTGAGTATACATACACAATACTTATGGATGGATTTTGCAAAGTTGGAAGACTTAAGAAAGCACGAGAGATTTTCCAGAATCTTTTGATTAAAGGATATCAACTAAGTGTGAGGACATATAATGTTATGATCAATGGACTTTGTAATTGGGGCTTGTTTGATGAAGCTTTGGCCATGCTGTCAGAAATGGAAGAAAGTGGTTACAACCCTGATGCTGTAACTTATGAAACTGTTATTTGTCATctctttgaagaaaataaaaatgatatggCTGAGAAACTTCTTCGTGAAATGATTGCTAGAGGCTTATTGTAG